The genomic DNA CGCATACCTTTCCAGCTACTGGGATTTTTACTAAAACACCTTGCTCTTCTAGCCACTTAACGTACCTAGATATTGTTTGTCTACCAACACCAAGCAACGATGCTAAATGGGTTTGATCGGCAACAACCGCACCACAAGAGCCATCAATGTTTTCTGCAAGCATTGAATAAAGCTCTGCTGCCCCCGGATTCTTCCTGAAAAGCTCTCTGAGACGCTTCCAGCCTAAAGGGTATACTTGGGTGAAGTTTTGGTTTTTTTGCTCCTGTCGACGCTCTGAGGCGTTTTTACGGTCTTTATCTTCAAGATCTCTTTTTCTGATTTCCCGTTCTTTGTCCGTCACAACATTTTGAGTTTGCATAGACTATCTCTCCTGCGACACCATGTCGTTTGAAAGTAACATACAGTTGTCATTTTTTTGTGTCAACATGTCGCATTTGCACGACATGTTGGGTATATCTGTCGCATC from Dysgonomonas mossii includes the following:
- a CDS encoding helix-turn-helix domain-containing protein, producing MQTQNVVTDKEREIRKRDLEDKDRKNASERRQEQKNQNFTQVYPLGWKRLRELFRKNPGAAELYSMLAENIDGSCGAVVADQTHLASLLGVGRQTISRYVKWLEEQGVLVKIPVAGKVC